One region of Ictalurus furcatus strain D&B chromosome 17, Billie_1.0, whole genome shotgun sequence genomic DNA includes:
- the pccb gene encoding propionyl-CoA carboxylase beta chain, mitochondrial: MAAYTLIRSGGGILTGLKCSLKTFTHVPQSCAALSRCKLSLNTQWRSSAQLSVQDRIESKRRAALQGGGQARIEAQHKRGKLTARERIALLLDPDSFVEYDMFVEHRCADFGMQADHNKYPGDSVVTGQGRINGRLVYIFSQDFTVFGGSLSGAHAQKICKVMDQAMMVGAPVIGLNDSGGARIQEGVESLAGYADIFLRNVLASGVVPQISLIMGPCAGGAVYSPALTDFTFMVKDTSYLFITGPDVVKSVTNEDVTQEELGGAKTHTSVSGVAHKAFENDVDALLNLREFFNFLPLSNKDSAPVTECHDPSDRLVPGLDTLVPFESTKAYDMLDIIHGIVDEREFFEIMPNYAKNIVVGFARMNGRTIGIVGNQPKVASGCLDINSSVKGARFVRFCDAFNIPIITFVDVPGFLPGTAQEYGGIIRHGAKLLFAFAEATVPKITIITRKAYGGAYDVMSSKHLRGDVNYAWPSAEVAVMGAKGAVQIIFRGKENQAEAEAEYMETFANPFPAAVRGFVDDIIQPSTTRMRICRDLEVLASKKQSNPWKKHANIPL; encoded by the exons ATGGCGGCGTACACACTGATTCGGAGCGGCGGGGGCATTTTAACCGGTCTGAAATGTTCCTTAAAGACTTTCACTCATGTTCCTCAGAGCTGTGCCGCTTTATCGCGCTGTAAACTTTCACTAAACACACAGTGGAGGAGTTCAGCGCAGCTGTCAGTGCAGGACAGAATCGAGAGCAAGCGGAGAGCCGCGCTGCAGGGAGGAGGACAGGCGAGGATCGAGGCTCAGCATAAACGg GGGAAGCTGACGGCTCGAGAGAGAATCGCTCTGCTGCTGGATCCCGACTCGTTCGTGGAGTACGACATGTTTGTGGAACATCGCTGTGCGGATTTTGGGATGCAGGCTGATCACAACAAG tatccaggtgacaGCGTAGTCACAGGACAGGGCCGGATCAACGGCCGGCTCGTCTACATCTTCAGCCAG GACTTCACCGTGTTTGGAGGGAGTTTATCGGGAGCTCACGCCCAGAAAATCTGCAAA gtgaTGGACCAGGCGATGATGGTCGGAGCTCCGGTGATTGGGCTGAATGATTCGGGCGGAGCAAGAATCCAGGAAGGAGTCGAATCGCTCGCAGGATACGCGGACATTTTCCTG agGAACGTGTTGGCGTCAGGGGTTGTTCCCCAGATCTCTCTCATCATGGGGCCGTGTGCAGGAGGAGCCGTTTATTCTCCCGCCCTCACTGACTTCACCTTCATGGTCAAG gacaCATCATATCTTTTCATCACAGGGCCTGACGTGGTTAAATCTGTCACTAATGAGGACGTGACACAGGAGGAACTGGGAGGAGCCAaaacacacacctctgtgtCCG GTGTGGCTCACAAGGCGTTTGAGAACGATGTGGATGCGTTGCTGAACCTCAGAGAGTTTTTTAATTTCCTGCCTCTCAGTAATAAAGACTCTGCTCCGGTAACCGAGTGTCACGACCCGAG TGATCGCCTTGTTCCTGGACTTGACACACTTGTTCCCTTCGAAAGCACGAAGGCCTACGACATGCTGGACATCATCCATGGC ATCGTAGATGAACGTGAGTTTTTTGAAATCATGCCCAACTACGCCAAGAACATCGTGGTGGGATTCGCCCGCATGAACGGCCGCACTatcggcattgtgggtaatcagCCCAAAGTAGCTTCGG GATGTTTGGACATTAACTCCTCAGTGAAGGGAGCACGTTTCGTACGCTTCTGTGACGCCTTCAACATTCCCATCATCACCTTTGTGGATGTTCCTGGGTTCCTGCCAG ggACGGCGCAGGAGTACGGAGGAATCATCCGACACGGCGCCAAACTGCTGTTCGCTTTCGCAGAAGCTACGGTTCCTaaaatcaccatcatcaccaggaag gcGTATGGTGGTGCATACGACGTGATGAGCTCTAAACACCTACGTGGCGATGTTAATTACGCCTGGCCGTCAGCCGAGGTGGCCGTGATGGGAGCAAAG GGTGCTGTGCAGATTATTTTCAGGGGAAAGGAGAATCAGGCCGAGGCGGAGGCCGAGTACATGGAGACGTTTGCTAACCCTTTCCCTGCTGCTGTCCGAg
- the nceh1a gene encoding neutral cholesterol ester hydrolase 1a, translating into MKRLCGVTLILTLSLSYYIYMPLPATVSEPWKLMLVGATFRTATHLADASHSLGLVHHARVLSLAVKSFESLLPVEFEDVQTEDTEFDGVQVRVYTPQHRDNTLRRAVVFIHGGGWTLGAPKLGSYDVLCRKMAVKLNAVVVTVDYRMAPDVRFPVQYEECVQAARHFLRRDVLARYSVDPDRVAVCGDSAGGNLAAAVAQRIGQDSSGDNVMNNSNDEARNSSGGGGVNFKLQVLIYPVLQPLDFNTASYQQNWGVPILYRDLMARYWLEYLGADASLLHTILLNNHTALDESRVDPHRSKVDWTSMIPEHMRKQYTAIFPGTGSPSVLQDVPAILDPRAAPLLAEPEILKMVPNAYIMTCEHDVLRDDGMMYVRRLELAGVSVMHRHYGDCFHGCLTFAFWPSYFSVGIRAIDDYIAWLHTHL; encoded by the exons ATGAAGCGCCTATGTGGTGTAACTCTGAtcttaactctctctctgtcttactacatttacatgcctTTACCTGCAACTGTCTCCGAGCCCTGGAAGCTCATGCTGGTGGGGGCGACATTTCGCACCGCCACTCACCTG GCTGATGCCTCACACTCTCTGGGTCTGGTCCATCATGCCCGTGTCCTCAGTTTGGCCGTGAAGAGTTTTGAGAGTTTGTTGCCGGTGGAGTTTGAAGATGTTCAGACGGAGGACACAGAGTTTGACGGTGTTCAGGTCCGCGTGTACACACCTCAACACCGAGACAACACGCTGAGACGCGCTGTAGTGTTCATTCACGGGGGAGGCTGGACTCTCGGAGCTccca AGTTGGGTTCCTATGACGTGCTGTGCAGGAAGATGGCAGTCAAGCTGAACGCTGTGGTTGTGACAGtaga TTACCGTATGGCCCCAGATGTACGCTTCCCAGTGCAGTATGAGGAGTGTGTGCAGGCGGCACGCCACTTCCTGCGGCGTGACGTATTGGCGCGTTACTCTGTGGATCCGGACCGAGTCGCTGTCTGTGGTGACAGTGCGGGAGGAAACCTTGCTGCTGCAGTTGCACAACGG ATTGGCCAAGACAGCAGTGGTGATAATGTGATGAACAACAGCAATGATGAAGCAAGGAACAGCAGTGGAGGTGGTGGGGTAAACTTTAAGCTACAGGTGTTGATCTATCCTGTCCTTCAGCCTCTGGACTTCAATACTGCATCCTACCAGCAGAACTGGGGAGTCCCCATCCTGTACCGTGACCTGATGGCCCGGTACTGGCTGGAGTATCTGGGTGCGGACGCATCCCTGCTCCACACCATCCTCCTGAACAACCACACGGCACTGGACGAGTCTCGAGTCGACCCTCACCGCTCTAAAGTCGACTGGACCTCGATGATCCCTGAGCACATGCGCAAACAGTATACGGCCATCTTCCCTGGGACCGGCTCGCCCTCCGTCCTGCAGGATGTTCCTGCGATACTGGACCCGCGAGCTGCTCCCCTGCTAGCCGAACCGGAAATATTAAAGATGGTGCCAAATGCTTATATCATGACATGTGAGCATGACGTGCTGAGGGATGATGGAATGATGTACGTTCGGCGCTTAGAGCTTGCCGGCGTCTCTGTCATGCACCGTCACTATGGTGACTGCTTTCACGGCTGCTTGACCTTCGCTTTCTGGCCATCGTACTTCTCTGTGGGGATACGAGCCATAGACGATTACATCGCCTGGCTTCATACACACCTGTAG